One genomic segment of Garra rufa chromosome 13, GarRuf1.0, whole genome shotgun sequence includes these proteins:
- the LOC141348874 gene encoding mitogen-activated protein kinase-binding protein 1-like isoform X2 encodes MEAFTIKSRIKNLLRSPSIKLRKSRSGRFKDSLSSKVTLERVLGFTTAGNSGLTCDPCSGTVAYPAGCVVVLLNPAKNTQQHLINSSRKAISALSFSSDGRYLVTGESGHLAAVRVWDVSDGSLVSELQEHKYGVSCVAFSPNGKYIVSVGSQHDMSVNLWAWKKSALIAANKVSSKVTAVSFSEDGSHFVTAGNRHVRFWYLEPSHANQLACPVPLVGRSGLLGELQNNFFCDVACGRGLKSDSTFCITSSGLLCEFNGRRILDRWVHLQTSSARSLSVTEDLIFCACANGTVRVFGSSDLRFICTLPRPHHLGIDLSTATQPSHLFTRAPDGHYPDSVAVTFDPVNRWLSCVYNDHSLYVWDTRDLRKVGKVYSALYHSASVWDLQMFPNNGEGSETALGCDWFLTCSSDCSVRIWSSDGVRCGNVLSNDLHHIIYMEHSTAALLDVEGTAIGGSEKVEGSSGDSRTGIRTICVSPDGRHLASGDRNGTLRIHDLACMKELVKAEVHDSEIVCLEYSKPPSGVNLLATASRDRLIQVFDAEEDYSLLQTLDEHSSSITSVRFAAADGKLRIISCGADKSVYIRTAHRTLRGTEFKRTHHVVRKATPNDMDVDPTCKYAAVGCQDRSIRLINISSGKHKRSFSGSRTEDGSLLKVQIDPSGLFVASSCSDKNISLIDFQTGESLATVFGHSEIITALRFSSDCRRLFSSSADSCIFVWRLAPELTVSMRERLSVIKRRHSTSSSRSNPFRRSSVTGFTLHRSMSIMTCSSESDREEEEDDEDVKTPEQTEGQLDISQRTEDSVDEETGASDEVHWNPVKDASAVASRPRRRWSCRVGSLELMVKSMLELRQLDSLSEAPVRNRSCADRLRDEDRCSTSSLREWSLRRPRDSGWLVPAGAPEPEGVVLYPDHCPSTSSLSGPSYQIQAPSETVEHEERAEEAQSPVSGASMGYGSGGSSPDHRHHDVEPLGSDDESCDRNTQISDSESAPHKDVWRRSSEMLTDGGDAGSQTRAEGGLHSQKCSSRTEPVFPHPSVRSSAAVKPTVGGVGPLMEDTGEPDPPAQRRVPQRSHPYLSRVSCPVSGTTAGLQKSASAHSLNTDPGRSLSHLRREARPILAKLSLEKMDARHPSVTAPSSPQPWDSPTQSRVLRSSRSYMSPTTSSMAKVSRSVSIGDGLHLGSGSCETLPIPAPFSPSSFPTNTHKALPSKAVRPRVCQRLSGPFTECLSRSASSQNLHADPSTSSSSSSSSGTDPEQTQSHTAHAERPRATVKAFSVASDGHDDQGLHRRRSSSVILASVPLLLPLPHSSGLFPLCFSPFFSLSSSRSGVSDASVSLEVCRRAAADLCSSVRTATRLYRTLISHDAERSTEQRQMCQLMSDALLHVRSELDSVSGSSGAVRMEEGKETLALLEQFSQLLLQSVEKRLHQDT; translated from the exons ATGGAGGCTTTTACCATCAAGAGTCGCATTAAGAATCTCCTGCGCTCGCCGTCCATCAAACTCAGAAAGAGCCGCAGCGGCCGCTTCAAAGACAGTCTGTCCAGCAAG GTGACTCTAGAGAGAGTTCTGGGCTTCACGACTGCAGGAAACAGTGGTTTAACATGCGATCCGTGTTCAGGAACGGTGGCCTATCCAGCCGG gtgtgtcgtTGTGTTACTGAACCCGGCCAAAAACACCCAACAGCATCTCATCAACTCATCCAG GAAGGCCATCAGTGCGTTGTCGTTCTCGTCAGACGGCCGGTATCTGGTGACAGGAGAG AGCGGTCATCTGGCGGCGGTGCGCGTGTGGGACGTGAGCGACGGGTCTCTGGTCTCGGAGCTGCAGGAGCACAAGTACGGCGTCTCCTGCGTGGCGTTTTCTCCCAACGGCAAATACATCGTGAGCGTGGGATCGCAGCACGACATGAGCGTCAACCTGTGGGCCTGGAAG AAGAGCGCTCTGATAGCGGCCAATAAGGTGTCCAGTAAAGTGACGGCCGTGTCTTTCTCGGAGGACGGCTCTCACTTCGTCACGGCGGGGAACAGACACGTCCGCTTCTGGTATCTGGAACCGTCTCACGCTAATCAG CTGGCGTGTCCCGTGCCGCTGGTGGGCCGCTCCGGTCTCCTCGGGGAGCTGCAGAATAACTTCTTCTGTGACGTGGCGTGTGGACGAGGACTGAAGTCCGACAGCACCTTCTGCATCACGTCGTCGGGTCTGCTGTGTGAGTTCAACGGCCGGAGGATTCTGGACCGCTGGGTCCATCTGCAG ACGAGTTCAGCGCGCTCTCTGTCGGTGACGGAGGATCTGATCTTCTGCGCGTGTGCGAACGGAACCGTACGTGTGTTCGGATCGTCTGACCTGCGCTTCATCTGCACACTGCCCCGTCCACATCATCTGGGCATCGACCTGTCCACCGCCACACAGCCCAG TCATCTTTTCACCAGAGCGCCAGACGGCCATTATCCAGACTCAGTGGCGGTGACCTTTGACCCCGTGAACCGCTGGCTGTCCTGTGTGTATAATGACCACAGTTTATACGTCTGGGACACGCGAGACCTGCGGAAAGTGGGCAAAGTTTACTCTGCGCTTTATCACTCGGCCTCTGTTTGGGATCTACAG ATGTTTCCTAATAACGGCGAGGGCTCAGAGACGGCGCTGGGCTGCGATTGGTTCCTCACGTGTTCGTCTGACTGCAGTGTGCGGATCTGGAGTTCAGACGGGGTTCGCTGTGGTAACGTGTTGAGTAAC GATCTTCATCACATCATCTACATGGAGCACAGCACCGCCGCTCTGCTGGACGTGGAGGGAACCGCCATCGGTGGCTCAGAGAAAGTCGAGGGATCGAGCGGCGACAGCAGAACCGGCATCAGAACCATCTGCGTCAGTCCGGACGGGAGACACCTGGCGTCCGGAGACAGAAACGGCACACTCAG GATTCATGATCTGGCGTGTATGAAGGAGCTGGTGAAGGCTGAAGTCCATGACTCTGAGATCGTGTGTCTGGAATACTCTAAACCTCCATCAG GCGTGAATCTGCTGGCCACCGCGAGTCGAGATCGACTGATCCAGGTGTTTGACGCTGAGGAAGACTACAGTCTGCTGCAGACACTGGATGAGCACTCGTCCTCCATCACCTCCGTCCGCTTCGCTG CCGCTGATGGGAAGCTGCGGATCATCAGCTGTGGAGCGGATAAGAGCGTTTACATCCGCACCGCTCACAGG ACGCTCAGAGGAACTGAGTTCAAGAGGACTCATCATGTGGTTCGTAAAGCGACTCCTAACGACATGGACGTGGATCCCACATGCAAGTACGCGGCCGTGGGCTGTCAGGACCGCAGCATCCG ACTGATCAACATCAGCAGCGGCAAACACAAGAGATCCTTCAGTGGCTCTCGGACTGAAGACGGCAGTTTGCTGAAG GTTCAGATCGATCCGTCAGGTCTGTTTGTGGCCTCCAGCTGCTCTGATAAGAACATCAGTCTGATTGACTTCCAGACCGGAGAGAGTCTGGCCACCGTGTTCGGACACTCAG AGATCATCACGGCTCTGAGGTTCAGCAGTGACTGCAGGCGTCTGTTCTCCTCTTCAGCGGACAG CTGTATCTTTGTGTGGCGTCTCGCTCCTGAACTCACCGTCAGCATGAGAGAGAGACTGTCTGTGATCAAGCGTCGTCACAGTACATCGAGCAGCAGGAGCAATCCCTTCAG ACGATCCTCTGTGACTGGATTCACGCTGCACAGATCCATGTCCATCATGACCTGCTCATCTGAGAGCGACCGAGAGGAAGAGGAAGATGATGAAGACGTGAAGACACCTGAACAGACAGAAGGACAGCTGGACATCAGCCAGAGGACAGAGGACAGTGTTGACGAGGAGACCG GTGCGTCTGATGAAGTGCACTGGAATCCAGTGAAG GATGCGTCTGCGGTGGCGTCTCGTCCGCGCCGGCGCTGGTCCTGTCGCGTGGGGTCGCTGGAGCTCATGGTGAAGTCCATGCTGGAGCTGCGGCAGCTCGATTCTCTTTCCGAAGCTCCGGTCCGGAACAGAAGCTGCGCTGATCGCTTGCGGGACGAGGATCGATGCAGCACCTCCAGCCTGCGG GAGTGGAGTCTCCGGCGTCCTCGTGACTCTGGCTGGCTGGTTCCCGCCGGCGCTCCTGAACCCGAGGGTGTGGTTCTGTACCCGGATCACTGTCCCAGCACCAGCAGCCTGTCCGGACCGTCCTACCAGATACAGGCTCCGTCTGAGACCGTCGAACACGAGGAAAGAGCAGAAGAAGCCCAGAGTCCCGTCAGCGGAGCCTCCATGGGTTACGGCAGCGGAGGATCCAGTCCAGACCACAGACACCACG ATGTGGAGCCGCTGGGCTCTGATGATGAATCCTGTGATAGAAACACACAGATCAGTGATTCTGAGAGCGCTCCGCATAAAGACGTCTGGAGGAGAAGCTCTGAGATGCTGACAGACGGCGGTGACGCAG GGTCTCAAACGAGAGCTGAAGGAGGTTTGCACAGCCAGAAGTGCTCTAGCAG GACGGAGCCAGTGTTTCCTCATCCGTCTGTCAGATCCAGTGCGGCAGTGAAGCCGACGGTCGGCGGTGTCGGGCCCCTGATGGAGGACACAGGAGAGCCAGATCCTCCAGCGCAGCGCCGCGTCCCACAGAGGAGCCACCCGTATCTGAGCCGCGTCTCCTGTCCTGTCAGCGGAACTACAGCTGGACTCCAGAAATCTGCTTCAGCACACAGTCTGAACACCGACC CAGGAAGGTCCCTGTCCCATCTGCGGCGAGAGGCGCGTCCCATCCTGGCCAAGCTGAGTTTGGAGAAGATGGACGCTCGTCACCCGTCCGTCACGGCTCCGTCCTCCCCTCAGCCGTGGGACAGTCCGACCCAGAGCCGCGTCCTCCGCTCCTCGCGCTCCTACATGAGCCCCACCACCAGCTCCATGGCTAAAGTCAGCCGCTCCGTGTCCATCGGTGACGGTCTGCATCTGGGCAGCGGCTCCTGCGAGACTCTCCCGATCCCCGCTCCGTTCAGCCCGTCCTCCTTCCCTACAAACACTCACAAAGCATTGCCCTCAAAAGCCGTCAGACCTCGTGTGTGTCAGCGCCTCAGCGGCCCGTTCACAGAGTGCCTGAGCAGATCGGCCTCATCACAAAACCTTCACGCTGACCCCAGCACATCttcatcctcctcttcctcctccggCACAGACCCAGAGCAGACACAGTCCCACACGGCTCACGCGGAGCGTCCTCGAGCGACGGTGAAGGCTTTCTCTGTGGCATCTGACGGTCACGATGATCAAGGTTTGCATCGCCGCCGCTCTTCCTCCGTCATCCTGGCGTCTGTGCCGCTGCTTCTTCCTCTTCCTCATTCATCTGGCCTCTTTCCTCTTTGTTTCTCTCCCTTCTTCTCGCTCTCCTCCAGCCGCTCGGGTGTTTCAG ATGCGTCGGTGAGTCTGGAGGTCTGCAGAAGGGCAGCAGCGGATCTGTGCAGCAGCGTGAGGACGGCAACACGACTCTACAGGACC CTGATCTCCCATGATGCCGAGCGCAGTACGGAGCAGCGGCAGATGTGTCAGCTGATGTCAGACGCTCTGCTGCACGTGAGATCGGAGCTGGACTCTGTGTCTGGATCATCTGGAGCTGTGAGGATGGAGGAGGGAAAGGAGACACTTGCATTACTGGAGCAGTTCTCTCAACTCCTGCTGCAGTCTGTGGAGAAGAGACTTCATCAGGACACATAG
- the LOC141348874 gene encoding mitogen-activated protein kinase-binding protein 1-like isoform X1, which yields MEAFTIKSRIKNLLRSPSIKLRKSRSGRFKDSLSSKVTLERVLGFTTAGNSGLTCDPCSGTVAYPAGCVVVLLNPAKNTQQHLINSSRKAISALSFSSDGRYLVTGESGHLAAVRVWDVSDGSLVSELQEHKYGVSCVAFSPNGKYIVSVGSQHDMSVNLWAWKKSALIAANKVSSKVTAVSFSEDGSHFVTAGNRHVRFWYLEPSHANQLACPVPLVGRSGLLGELQNNFFCDVACGRGLKSDSTFCITSSGLLCEFNGRRILDRWVHLQTSSARSLSVTEDLIFCACANGTVRVFGSSDLRFICTLPRPHHLGIDLSTATQPSHLFTRAPDGHYPDSVAVTFDPVNRWLSCVYNDHSLYVWDTRDLRKVGKVYSALYHSASVWDLQMFPNNGEGSETALGCDWFLTCSSDCSVRIWSSDGVRCGNVLSNDLHHIIYMEHSTAALLDVEGTAIGGSEKVEGSSGDSRTGIRTICVSPDGRHLASGDRNGTLRIHDLACMKELVKAEVHDSEIVCLEYSKPPSGVNLLATASRDRLIQVFDAEEDYSLLQTLDEHSSSITSVRFAAAADGKLRIISCGADKSVYIRTAHRTLRGTEFKRTHHVVRKATPNDMDVDPTCKYAAVGCQDRSIRLINISSGKHKRSFSGSRTEDGSLLKVQIDPSGLFVASSCSDKNISLIDFQTGESLATVFGHSEIITALRFSSDCRRLFSSSADSCIFVWRLAPELTVSMRERLSVIKRRHSTSSSRSNPFRRSSVTGFTLHRSMSIMTCSSESDREEEEDDEDVKTPEQTEGQLDISQRTEDSVDEETGASDEVHWNPVKDASAVASRPRRRWSCRVGSLELMVKSMLELRQLDSLSEAPVRNRSCADRLRDEDRCSTSSLREWSLRRPRDSGWLVPAGAPEPEGVVLYPDHCPSTSSLSGPSYQIQAPSETVEHEERAEEAQSPVSGASMGYGSGGSSPDHRHHDVEPLGSDDESCDRNTQISDSESAPHKDVWRRSSEMLTDGGDAGSQTRAEGGLHSQKCSSRTEPVFPHPSVRSSAAVKPTVGGVGPLMEDTGEPDPPAQRRVPQRSHPYLSRVSCPVSGTTAGLQKSASAHSLNTDPGRSLSHLRREARPILAKLSLEKMDARHPSVTAPSSPQPWDSPTQSRVLRSSRSYMSPTTSSMAKVSRSVSIGDGLHLGSGSCETLPIPAPFSPSSFPTNTHKALPSKAVRPRVCQRLSGPFTECLSRSASSQNLHADPSTSSSSSSSSGTDPEQTQSHTAHAERPRATVKAFSVASDGHDDQGLHRRRSSSVILASVPLLLPLPHSSGLFPLCFSPFFSLSSSRSGVSDASVSLEVCRRAAADLCSSVRTATRLYRTLISHDAERSTEQRQMCQLMSDALLHVRSELDSVSGSSGAVRMEEGKETLALLEQFSQLLLQSVEKRLHQDT from the exons ATGGAGGCTTTTACCATCAAGAGTCGCATTAAGAATCTCCTGCGCTCGCCGTCCATCAAACTCAGAAAGAGCCGCAGCGGCCGCTTCAAAGACAGTCTGTCCAGCAAG GTGACTCTAGAGAGAGTTCTGGGCTTCACGACTGCAGGAAACAGTGGTTTAACATGCGATCCGTGTTCAGGAACGGTGGCCTATCCAGCCGG gtgtgtcgtTGTGTTACTGAACCCGGCCAAAAACACCCAACAGCATCTCATCAACTCATCCAG GAAGGCCATCAGTGCGTTGTCGTTCTCGTCAGACGGCCGGTATCTGGTGACAGGAGAG AGCGGTCATCTGGCGGCGGTGCGCGTGTGGGACGTGAGCGACGGGTCTCTGGTCTCGGAGCTGCAGGAGCACAAGTACGGCGTCTCCTGCGTGGCGTTTTCTCCCAACGGCAAATACATCGTGAGCGTGGGATCGCAGCACGACATGAGCGTCAACCTGTGGGCCTGGAAG AAGAGCGCTCTGATAGCGGCCAATAAGGTGTCCAGTAAAGTGACGGCCGTGTCTTTCTCGGAGGACGGCTCTCACTTCGTCACGGCGGGGAACAGACACGTCCGCTTCTGGTATCTGGAACCGTCTCACGCTAATCAG CTGGCGTGTCCCGTGCCGCTGGTGGGCCGCTCCGGTCTCCTCGGGGAGCTGCAGAATAACTTCTTCTGTGACGTGGCGTGTGGACGAGGACTGAAGTCCGACAGCACCTTCTGCATCACGTCGTCGGGTCTGCTGTGTGAGTTCAACGGCCGGAGGATTCTGGACCGCTGGGTCCATCTGCAG ACGAGTTCAGCGCGCTCTCTGTCGGTGACGGAGGATCTGATCTTCTGCGCGTGTGCGAACGGAACCGTACGTGTGTTCGGATCGTCTGACCTGCGCTTCATCTGCACACTGCCCCGTCCACATCATCTGGGCATCGACCTGTCCACCGCCACACAGCCCAG TCATCTTTTCACCAGAGCGCCAGACGGCCATTATCCAGACTCAGTGGCGGTGACCTTTGACCCCGTGAACCGCTGGCTGTCCTGTGTGTATAATGACCACAGTTTATACGTCTGGGACACGCGAGACCTGCGGAAAGTGGGCAAAGTTTACTCTGCGCTTTATCACTCGGCCTCTGTTTGGGATCTACAG ATGTTTCCTAATAACGGCGAGGGCTCAGAGACGGCGCTGGGCTGCGATTGGTTCCTCACGTGTTCGTCTGACTGCAGTGTGCGGATCTGGAGTTCAGACGGGGTTCGCTGTGGTAACGTGTTGAGTAAC GATCTTCATCACATCATCTACATGGAGCACAGCACCGCCGCTCTGCTGGACGTGGAGGGAACCGCCATCGGTGGCTCAGAGAAAGTCGAGGGATCGAGCGGCGACAGCAGAACCGGCATCAGAACCATCTGCGTCAGTCCGGACGGGAGACACCTGGCGTCCGGAGACAGAAACGGCACACTCAG GATTCATGATCTGGCGTGTATGAAGGAGCTGGTGAAGGCTGAAGTCCATGACTCTGAGATCGTGTGTCTGGAATACTCTAAACCTCCATCAG GCGTGAATCTGCTGGCCACCGCGAGTCGAGATCGACTGATCCAGGTGTTTGACGCTGAGGAAGACTACAGTCTGCTGCAGACACTGGATGAGCACTCGTCCTCCATCACCTCCGTCCGCTTCGCTG CAGCCGCTGATGGGAAGCTGCGGATCATCAGCTGTGGAGCGGATAAGAGCGTTTACATCCGCACCGCTCACAGG ACGCTCAGAGGAACTGAGTTCAAGAGGACTCATCATGTGGTTCGTAAAGCGACTCCTAACGACATGGACGTGGATCCCACATGCAAGTACGCGGCCGTGGGCTGTCAGGACCGCAGCATCCG ACTGATCAACATCAGCAGCGGCAAACACAAGAGATCCTTCAGTGGCTCTCGGACTGAAGACGGCAGTTTGCTGAAG GTTCAGATCGATCCGTCAGGTCTGTTTGTGGCCTCCAGCTGCTCTGATAAGAACATCAGTCTGATTGACTTCCAGACCGGAGAGAGTCTGGCCACCGTGTTCGGACACTCAG AGATCATCACGGCTCTGAGGTTCAGCAGTGACTGCAGGCGTCTGTTCTCCTCTTCAGCGGACAG CTGTATCTTTGTGTGGCGTCTCGCTCCTGAACTCACCGTCAGCATGAGAGAGAGACTGTCTGTGATCAAGCGTCGTCACAGTACATCGAGCAGCAGGAGCAATCCCTTCAG ACGATCCTCTGTGACTGGATTCACGCTGCACAGATCCATGTCCATCATGACCTGCTCATCTGAGAGCGACCGAGAGGAAGAGGAAGATGATGAAGACGTGAAGACACCTGAACAGACAGAAGGACAGCTGGACATCAGCCAGAGGACAGAGGACAGTGTTGACGAGGAGACCG GTGCGTCTGATGAAGTGCACTGGAATCCAGTGAAG GATGCGTCTGCGGTGGCGTCTCGTCCGCGCCGGCGCTGGTCCTGTCGCGTGGGGTCGCTGGAGCTCATGGTGAAGTCCATGCTGGAGCTGCGGCAGCTCGATTCTCTTTCCGAAGCTCCGGTCCGGAACAGAAGCTGCGCTGATCGCTTGCGGGACGAGGATCGATGCAGCACCTCCAGCCTGCGG GAGTGGAGTCTCCGGCGTCCTCGTGACTCTGGCTGGCTGGTTCCCGCCGGCGCTCCTGAACCCGAGGGTGTGGTTCTGTACCCGGATCACTGTCCCAGCACCAGCAGCCTGTCCGGACCGTCCTACCAGATACAGGCTCCGTCTGAGACCGTCGAACACGAGGAAAGAGCAGAAGAAGCCCAGAGTCCCGTCAGCGGAGCCTCCATGGGTTACGGCAGCGGAGGATCCAGTCCAGACCACAGACACCACG ATGTGGAGCCGCTGGGCTCTGATGATGAATCCTGTGATAGAAACACACAGATCAGTGATTCTGAGAGCGCTCCGCATAAAGACGTCTGGAGGAGAAGCTCTGAGATGCTGACAGACGGCGGTGACGCAG GGTCTCAAACGAGAGCTGAAGGAGGTTTGCACAGCCAGAAGTGCTCTAGCAG GACGGAGCCAGTGTTTCCTCATCCGTCTGTCAGATCCAGTGCGGCAGTGAAGCCGACGGTCGGCGGTGTCGGGCCCCTGATGGAGGACACAGGAGAGCCAGATCCTCCAGCGCAGCGCCGCGTCCCACAGAGGAGCCACCCGTATCTGAGCCGCGTCTCCTGTCCTGTCAGCGGAACTACAGCTGGACTCCAGAAATCTGCTTCAGCACACAGTCTGAACACCGACC CAGGAAGGTCCCTGTCCCATCTGCGGCGAGAGGCGCGTCCCATCCTGGCCAAGCTGAGTTTGGAGAAGATGGACGCTCGTCACCCGTCCGTCACGGCTCCGTCCTCCCCTCAGCCGTGGGACAGTCCGACCCAGAGCCGCGTCCTCCGCTCCTCGCGCTCCTACATGAGCCCCACCACCAGCTCCATGGCTAAAGTCAGCCGCTCCGTGTCCATCGGTGACGGTCTGCATCTGGGCAGCGGCTCCTGCGAGACTCTCCCGATCCCCGCTCCGTTCAGCCCGTCCTCCTTCCCTACAAACACTCACAAAGCATTGCCCTCAAAAGCCGTCAGACCTCGTGTGTGTCAGCGCCTCAGCGGCCCGTTCACAGAGTGCCTGAGCAGATCGGCCTCATCACAAAACCTTCACGCTGACCCCAGCACATCttcatcctcctcttcctcctccggCACAGACCCAGAGCAGACACAGTCCCACACGGCTCACGCGGAGCGTCCTCGAGCGACGGTGAAGGCTTTCTCTGTGGCATCTGACGGTCACGATGATCAAGGTTTGCATCGCCGCCGCTCTTCCTCCGTCATCCTGGCGTCTGTGCCGCTGCTTCTTCCTCTTCCTCATTCATCTGGCCTCTTTCCTCTTTGTTTCTCTCCCTTCTTCTCGCTCTCCTCCAGCCGCTCGGGTGTTTCAG ATGCGTCGGTGAGTCTGGAGGTCTGCAGAAGGGCAGCAGCGGATCTGTGCAGCAGCGTGAGGACGGCAACACGACTCTACAGGACC CTGATCTCCCATGATGCCGAGCGCAGTACGGAGCAGCGGCAGATGTGTCAGCTGATGTCAGACGCTCTGCTGCACGTGAGATCGGAGCTGGACTCTGTGTCTGGATCATCTGGAGCTGTGAGGATGGAGGAGGGAAAGGAGACACTTGCATTACTGGAGCAGTTCTCTCAACTCCTGCTGCAGTCTGTGGAGAAGAGACTTCATCAGGACACATAG
- the LOC141348875 gene encoding uncharacterized protein, translating into MSCPSSGQQGIYPQIPQQWPGQPCQQPCWSCQPTQPSWPVNQPTASVPTTWPVQPIQPIQPGWPNPPTTPMIQPSPAIQPIPPNQPIPTIQPIQPTQPVQPMQPSQPIQPNPPVQPNPPVQPSWPAQLPTPTGYQPSPVPPTWHGNPGQPGWPCQGPTGGAPQQWPPAPAVAPVVVPFNMNFPRGIYDKLMLTIRGQIKPDAKMFTINFLRGNDIALHINPRFSEGGKPVLVRNHKLGEHWGKEERDLLSPFPFMPGHHFEMKILCTFSEFKVAINNTPAFDFQHRIKEVNQIDRINILHDVTLTSVNVDTLP; encoded by the exons ATGAGTTGTCCATCATCTGGTCAGCAGGGCATTTACCCACAGATCCCTCAGCAATGGCCTGGTCAACCCTGCCAACAACCCTGCTGGTCCTGTCAACCCACTCAACCCAGCTGGCCTGTTAACCAGCCCACTGCTTCGGTTCCTACGACCTGGCCCGTCCAGCCCATCCAACCCATCCAACCAGGATGGCCCAACCCTCCAACCACTCCAATGATCCAACCCAGCCCAGCAATCCAGCCCATCCCACCAAACCAGCCCATCCCAACAATCCAACCAATTCAACCAACTCAACCAGTTCAACCAATGCAGCCCAGTCAACCCATCCAACCGAATCCACCAGTCCAGCCAAACCCACCCGTTCAGCCGAGCTGGCCAGCTCAACTACCCACCCCAACGGGTTACCAACCGTCTCCGGTTCCTCCCACGTGGCACGGTAATCCTGGTCAGCCCGGTTGGCCCTGTCAGGGGCCCACAGGAGGAGCACCGCAGCAGTGGCCCCCAGCGCCAGCCGTCGCTCCTGTA gTGGTTCCTTTCAACATGAACTTTCCCCGAGGAATCTACGACAAGCTGATGCTGACTATCAGAGGACAGATTAAACCAGACGCCAAAAT GTTCACGATCAACTTCCTGCGCGGTAACGATATCGCTCTTCACATCAACCCGCGATTCAGCGAAGGAGGGAAACCGGTTCTGGTCCGCAATCACAAACTGGGCGAACACTGGGGAAAAGAGGAGCGGGATCTTCTGTCGCCGTTCCCCTTCATGCCGGGCCATCACTTTGAG ATGAAGATCCTCTGCACCTTCAGCGAGTTCAAGGTGGCCATCAACAACACGCCTGCCTTCGACTTCCAGCACCGCATCAAAGAGGTCAACCAGATCGACCGCATCAACATCCTGCACGACGTCACGCTCACCTCCGTCAACGTGGACACGCTCCCATGA